One window from the genome of Cucumis melo cultivar AY chromosome 12, USDA_Cmelo_AY_1.0, whole genome shotgun sequence encodes:
- the LOC127144392 gene encoding uncharacterized protein LOC127144392 — MREESMGCVLRQHDSLGRKERVVYYFSKKFTSYESKYSLLEKTCCALTWTTQRLRQYMLYYATWLISKMDPIKYIFEKSSLFGRIAKWQVLLLEYDIIYVTRKAMKGSAIVDCLANFPVEDYEPMKFEFPDEDVMIVSDTLQDTEIWTMFFDGATNEVGHGVGAILTSSDGKSYPLTTKLYFDCTHNMAEYEACSMGVQMAYDMKIKKLQVYRDSLLAIHQLNGEWETIDSKLIPYDKYIRELAQNFESITFKHVPCENNQIANALATLSTMFNVV; from the coding sequence ATGAGGGAAGAATCAATGGGTTGTGTGTTGCGACAACATGATTCTTTAGGAAGAAAAGAGCGAgttgtttattatttcagcaAGAAGTTCACGAGTTATGAGTCAAAGTACTCATTGTTGGAAAAAACATGTTGTGCTTTAACATGGACAACTCAAAGACTAAGACAATACATGTTGTATTACGCCACTTGGCTCATTTCAAAAATGGATCCTATAAAGTACATTTTTGAAAAGTCATCCTTGTTTGGACGAATAGCTAAATGGCAGGTGTTGCTATTAGAGTATGATATCATCTATGTTACAAGAAAGGCCATGAAAGGAAGTGCAATCGTCGATTGTTTAGCTAATTTTCCAGTTGAAGACTATGAACCAATGAAATTTGAATTTCCAGATGAAGACGTCATGATAGTATCAGATACACTGCAAGATACAGAAATATGGACAATGTTCTTTGATGGAGCCACAAATGAGGTAGGACATGGTGTGGGGGCTATTCTAACATCTTCTGATGGAAAATCGTATCCTCTAACTACTAAGTTGTACTTTGATTGCACACATAACATGGCGGAATATGAAGCATGCAGTATGGGAGTTCAAATGGCCTATGACATGAAGATTAAGAAGTTGCAAGTTTATAGAGATTCTCTCTTAGCAATACATCAGCTCAATGGGGAATGGGAGACAATAGACTCTAAATTGATTCCCTACGACAAGTATATTCGAGAATTGGCTCAAAATTTCGAGTCAATCACATTCAAGCATGTCCCATGTGAAAATAATCAAATAGCAAATGCATTAGCTACTCTATCTACCATGTTTAATGTGGTTTAA